One stretch of Corynebacterium auriscanis DNA includes these proteins:
- a CDS encoding TVP38/TMEM64 family protein, which yields MWSVWSSWSLLSRVLTVLLPLALVAIVLCVPIPAIEETRAWVRSTGAWGPLTYLALMTGFTQLPLPRTVWTITAGVVFGSVLGSVLALLGLTASALISLCLVQWLGKGFIAKSTAGDGRLAMLQRVVAERGWVAVLGMRMVPAVPFSILNYACGLSTMRLVPFLLATFIGSAPNTIATVVASSALATGKSPAVLLVSLVVVLLGFAISAREFARWRSLLKGAKVAERERR from the coding sequence ATGTGGAGTGTGTGGAGCAGCTGGTCGCTGCTGAGCCGAGTTCTGACGGTGCTTCTGCCCCTCGCCCTTGTTGCCATTGTGTTATGCGTTCCCATCCCCGCTATCGAGGAGACGCGCGCGTGGGTGAGGTCCACCGGCGCGTGGGGGCCTCTGACGTATTTGGCGCTGATGACTGGCTTTACCCAGCTCCCGTTGCCAAGAACCGTGTGGACTATTACTGCAGGAGTTGTTTTCGGATCGGTACTTGGTAGCGTTTTGGCATTGCTTGGTCTAACGGCATCCGCCTTGATCTCCCTATGCCTCGTGCAGTGGCTCGGCAAGGGATTCATTGCGAAGTCGACAGCTGGGGACGGTCGCTTAGCGATGTTGCAGCGCGTGGTTGCCGAACGAGGCTGGGTGGCAGTGCTGGGAATGCGCATGGTTCCGGCCGTTCCGTTTTCCATTCTCAATTACGCCTGCGGGTTGTCCACTATGCGATTGGTACCATTCCTGCTGGCAACCTTCATCGGTTCTGCACCCAATACCATTGCCACGGTTGTGGCTAGTTCTGCACTAGCAACTGGCAAAAGCCCAGCGGTCTTGCTGGTCAGTCTGGTGGTTGTCCTGTTGGGGTTCGCCATCTCGGCACGTGAATTCGCACGTTGGCGGTCGTTGCTTAAAGGGGCGAAGGTGGCCGAACGGGAGCGCCGATGA
- a CDS encoding DNA-binding protein: protein MFAIHASYRGRMRRRGAYVREVVEAFSHSPVVRAVEHRSVEDFVVITEGPDETGGVVLSLIQGGDFAIGIGTVTGGAAASEEDSEELEQQVAATAGRAVSRTQKATTVTVRIERPGPGGVLAPGAAAMIGEDIAAAFTLLAFVLSRRTEEGREATALLRAGHLQSEAAAIVGISKQAMSQRLAAAGWQAEQSGWSLAVHMLARVDELKE from the coding sequence ATGTTCGCGATTCATGCTTCCTACCGTGGCAGAATGCGCCGTCGAGGCGCTTATGTGCGGGAGGTCGTCGAAGCATTCTCCCATTCTCCGGTGGTACGGGCAGTTGAGCACAGGAGTGTGGAGGACTTCGTCGTCATCACCGAAGGGCCCGATGAAACCGGTGGAGTGGTGTTAAGCCTCATCCAAGGCGGGGATTTCGCAATCGGAATTGGGACGGTGACGGGTGGCGCAGCGGCGTCAGAAGAAGATTCCGAAGAATTGGAACAACAGGTTGCCGCTACGGCTGGCCGAGCGGTGTCCAGGACGCAAAAGGCCACCACGGTGACGGTGCGCATTGAGCGTCCCGGACCGGGTGGCGTACTAGCCCCTGGGGCGGCAGCCATGATCGGCGAGGACATCGCAGCAGCGTTCACACTGCTTGCCTTCGTCCTATCGCGACGAACCGAAGAGGGCCGCGAGGCCACTGCCCTGCTTCGTGCGGGTCACCTACAAAGTGAGGCTGCCGCCATCGTTGGGATCAGTAAACAAGCTATGAGTCAACGTCTGGCAGCTGCGGGGTGGCAGGCCGAGCAGTCGGGGTGGAGTTTGGCTGTTCATATGCTTGCTCGGGTTGATGAGCTGAAGGAGTGA
- a CDS encoding SPFH domain-containing protein has protein sequence MSAPGIFLIVVLILVLVLVVKAIALIPQGEAAIIERLGTYTRTVSGGLTFLVPFVDKIRARVDTREQVVSFPPQAVITQDNLTVAIDTVVTFQINDAAMAIYGVNDYIIGVEQISTATLRDVVGGMTLEETLTSREVINRRLRGELDAATNRWGLRIARVELKAIDPPPSIQQSMEMQMKADREKRAMILQAEGRRESSVKTAEGEKQARILAAEGEKHANILAAEAERQAKILRAEGDRAARYLKAQGEARAIQKVNAAIKSAQVTPEVLAYQYLEKLPEMAKGDANKTWLVPMQFGDSLEQFAKALGNKDEDGVFRYEPTPVTDDARRESQGDNTDDWFSTESAPEIREAVAAANAQANKPVDIDDLSGSQQFGSQVTPSAHQPEQAYEQPNSTPTARPATPQLPDVDS, from the coding sequence ATGTCAGCACCAGGAATCTTCCTTATAGTTGTATTGATCTTGGTCTTGGTCCTCGTTGTCAAGGCCATTGCCCTCATCCCGCAGGGCGAAGCGGCAATTATCGAGCGACTGGGAACCTACACACGAACCGTCAGCGGCGGTCTCACGTTTCTCGTTCCCTTTGTGGACAAGATTCGCGCGCGCGTTGACACCCGCGAACAGGTCGTATCATTTCCACCCCAAGCAGTAATCACGCAGGATAACCTCACGGTCGCCATCGACACCGTGGTGACCTTCCAGATCAACGATGCCGCAATGGCGATCTACGGTGTGAACGACTACATCATCGGTGTAGAGCAGATTTCCACCGCTACGTTGCGAGACGTTGTGGGTGGCATGACTTTAGAAGAAACACTCACGTCTCGTGAGGTTATCAACCGTCGTTTGCGTGGTGAGCTCGATGCAGCCACCAATCGATGGGGGCTGCGCATCGCTCGCGTTGAGCTCAAGGCGATCGATCCGCCACCATCCATTCAGCAGTCCATGGAAATGCAGATGAAAGCCGACAGAGAGAAGCGTGCCATGATTCTGCAGGCTGAAGGCCGCCGTGAATCCTCCGTGAAAACCGCTGAGGGTGAAAAACAAGCACGTATCTTGGCCGCTGAAGGTGAAAAGCATGCGAACATCTTGGCGGCAGAAGCCGAACGCCAGGCCAAGATTCTGCGCGCTGAAGGCGACCGAGCTGCCCGCTACCTCAAGGCGCAAGGTGAAGCCCGCGCGATTCAGAAAGTCAACGCAGCCATCAAGTCCGCCCAGGTCACTCCGGAAGTCCTTGCGTACCAATATCTAGAGAAGCTGCCGGAAATGGCCAAGGGGGATGCCAACAAGACGTGGCTGGTGCCCATGCAATTCGGCGATTCGCTGGAGCAGTTCGCCAAGGCACTGGGGAATAAGGACGAAGACGGTGTGTTCCGTTACGAACCCACTCCCGTTACCGACGATGCTCGCCGAGAATCCCAGGGTGACAATACCGATGATTGGTTCTCTACGGAATCGGCCCCGGAGATTCGGGAAGCCGTAGCCGCCGCTAATGCGCAGGCCAACAAGCCCGTTGATATCGATGACCTCAGTGGGTCACAGCAGTTCGGCTCGCAAGTCACTCCTTCAGCTCATCAACCCGAGCAAGCATATGAACAGCCAAACTCCACCCCGACTGCTCGGCCTGCCACCCCGCAGCTGCCAGACGTTGACTCATAG
- a CDS encoding NfeD family protein, which produces MGPIIWLIGAGILALAEFATMDFSLLMLATAALVTAGVATVGIPMWVEVIVFAMTSLLTLLLIRPVLRKRMMRNPHSNLFDQRSLEGKKATVVEAFPVNPSGSGMVRLEGELWSAKAAYPGESFAEGEEVDVLKIDGTTAVVWKGP; this is translated from the coding sequence ATGGGTCCCATCATTTGGTTAATTGGCGCCGGCATACTGGCATTGGCTGAATTCGCAACGATGGATTTTTCGTTGCTGATGCTTGCCACCGCCGCATTAGTCACCGCGGGTGTAGCCACCGTAGGCATCCCGATGTGGGTGGAAGTCATCGTTTTCGCTATGACGTCTCTCCTCACCCTTCTTCTCATCCGCCCAGTATTGCGGAAGAGAATGATGCGGAACCCACATTCGAATCTCTTCGACCAACGCAGCCTTGAGGGCAAAAAGGCCACGGTGGTAGAAGCTTTTCCCGTCAATCCCAGTGGGAGCGGAATGGTCCGGCTCGAGGGGGAATTGTGGTCAGCAAAGGCCGCGTATCCAGGGGAGAGCTTTGCGGAGGGTGAAGAAGTCGACGTTCTCAAAATCGACGGCACTACCGCCGTTGTTTGGAAAGGCCCTTAG
- a CDS encoding DUF3097 domain-containing protein, whose protein sequence is MSFNYRDPYGGDILKGHSRAKAPQYPTITPELGMVIEVISDDYVGAVVGGEKTAEGDFIRLEDRYGKSRLFKLREGAFLLEGQRVSLNRYVDPATLPPTQQISNSGSRKVANVQAKVAAPSRIWVEGVHDAAIVERVWGHDLRVEGVVVEYLEGLDNLPERLAEFGPSAHRRVGVLADHLIEGTKEARLTQDLGPHVMVTGHPYIDIWEAVKPASVGITAWPRVPRGQDWKTGVCQQLGWGDPRDGWRKVYSSVSSFRDLDYTLIGAVERLIDFVTVGE, encoded by the coding sequence ATGAGCTTCAATTACCGAGATCCCTACGGTGGCGACATCCTCAAAGGACACTCCCGAGCCAAGGCGCCGCAGTATCCCACAATTACCCCTGAGCTCGGCATGGTGATCGAGGTCATCAGCGACGATTATGTGGGGGCCGTGGTGGGGGGCGAGAAGACTGCCGAAGGGGATTTTATTCGGCTAGAGGATCGCTACGGGAAATCCAGGCTGTTCAAATTGCGCGAAGGGGCTTTCCTGCTGGAAGGGCAGCGGGTTTCCCTCAATAGGTACGTAGATCCAGCCACCTTGCCTCCGACACAGCAGATATCTAACTCTGGCTCCCGCAAAGTCGCTAACGTACAAGCCAAAGTGGCTGCACCATCCCGCATCTGGGTCGAGGGTGTGCACGATGCCGCCATTGTGGAGCGCGTGTGGGGCCACGACCTTCGAGTAGAAGGAGTGGTTGTGGAATACCTCGAGGGGTTAGACAACCTGCCGGAACGTCTTGCGGAATTTGGTCCCAGCGCGCATCGCCGTGTGGGTGTACTCGCCGACCACCTTATCGAAGGGACTAAGGAAGCGCGTCTGACGCAGGACTTGGGCCCACACGTTATGGTCACAGGCCACCCGTACATCGATATTTGGGAAGCCGTGAAACCCGCCAGTGTGGGGATCACCGCGTGGCCGCGGGTACCACGAGGCCAGGACTGGAAGACCGGTGTGTGCCAACAACTGGGGTGGGGCGATCCGCGCGATGGGTGGCGGAAGGTGTATTCCTCGGTATCGTCGTTCCGCGATCTGGATTACACCCTCATCGGTGCCGTTGAGCGCTTGATCGACTTTGTGACTGTGGGGGAATAG